Proteins found in one candidate division KSB1 bacterium genomic segment:
- a CDS encoding glycoside hydrolase family 130 protein — translation MNELGLAERQPQRFLGNPKRVLAQFFCPGDERRCRRIIERILAQPLDRTREQLEAVLSAFSSRHADFTTILERHFAAVARRIPQETKPTPEQRLLIGSYFTKEYSIEAAALFNPSMTPHPDQKDVPVGSLRYLLSLRATGEGHISSITFASGLIEENGRIVPDEPPIWATSPLFVQQNESGETVIEFPAESALNERVVFPLTDDERNGIEDLRLVRFADEDGNLKWYGTFTAYDGRTIRSKLLQTTDFRRFSLRPLVGTAVSNKGMALFPTKIDGQFAMISRLDGENLYFMTSKTVDRWDKAVLLQTPEQPWEWVQIGNCGSPIETNEGWLLLSHGVGPMRTYAVGAYLLDRRNPAKVIGRLPRPLLSPNSDERDGYVPNVVYSCGGIRHSGRLIIPYAMSDYAYGFAVVDLNKLLQHFV, via the coding sequence ATGAACGAACTGGGTCTCGCTGAAAGACAGCCGCAGCGCTTTCTCGGCAATCCTAAACGGGTATTGGCGCAGTTTTTCTGTCCCGGTGATGAACGTCGCTGCCGCCGCATCATTGAACGGATCCTTGCTCAGCCGCTTGACCGCACGCGCGAACAACTTGAAGCGGTATTGTCCGCCTTCAGCAGCCGTCATGCCGATTTCACAACGATATTGGAGCGGCATTTCGCCGCCGTCGCGCGCCGGATTCCGCAGGAAACAAAGCCCACCCCGGAGCAACGGCTGCTCATCGGCAGCTATTTTACCAAGGAATATTCCATCGAAGCGGCGGCGCTGTTCAACCCTTCCATGACGCCGCATCCGGATCAAAAAGATGTGCCGGTAGGAAGTTTACGTTATCTTTTGAGCCTGCGTGCAACCGGTGAAGGCCATATTTCGAGCATCACTTTTGCTTCCGGCCTGATCGAGGAGAACGGTCGAATAGTCCCCGACGAGCCGCCGATTTGGGCGACAAGTCCGCTTTTTGTTCAGCAAAACGAAAGCGGCGAAACCGTCATCGAGTTTCCTGCAGAGTCTGCTCTTAACGAGCGCGTCGTATTTCCCCTGACCGATGATGAACGCAACGGCATTGAAGATTTACGGCTGGTTCGTTTTGCGGACGAGGACGGAAACCTGAAATGGTACGGGACTTTTACCGCCTATGACGGCCGAACTATCCGCAGCAAGCTGCTGCAAACGACCGATTTTCGCCGCTTTTCCCTACGACCTTTGGTCGGCACGGCAGTGAGCAACAAGGGCATGGCGCTGTTTCCCACAAAAATCGATGGCCAATTTGCAATGATTTCACGACTGGATGGTGAAAATTTGTATTTCATGACTTCGAAAACCGTTGATCGCTGGGACAAAGCGGTTCTCCTGCAGACGCCGGAACAGCCATGGGAATGGGTGCAGATCGGCAACTGCGGATCGCCGATCGAGACCAATGAAGGATGGTTGCTCCTTTCCCACGGCGTCGGCCCCATGCGCACCTATGCCGTCGGCGCCTATCTGCTCGACCGTCGCAATCCTGCCAAGGTCATCGGCCGGCTGCCGCGCCCCCTGCTGTCGCCGAATTCCGACGAGCGCGACGGCTATGTTCCCAATGTCGTTTATTCCTGCGGCGGTATCCGCCACAGCGGCCGCTTGATTATTCCTTATGCCATGTCGGACTATGCTTACGGCTTTGCCGTCGTTGATTTGAATAAGCTGCTTCAGCACTTTGTCTAA
- a CDS encoding glycoside hydrolase family 130 protein: MSVVRYKNNPILTAADVPFRVNSIFNAGAFKDHNGYHLLCRVEKPEGHSELVLAHSSDGFSFRVEEKPCLTPEMHGDFYRYVEWGVEDPRITRIADRYYILYTGYSRHAPLVMLAETGDFRSFIFHGPITEPCNKDAALFPEKINGWYWKIDRPLGREGRGEMWINRSADLEHWGEYRLLLSGANGTWEEAKIGLSTPPVRTEAGWLLLYHGVRILGYYPIYRLGVMLLSIHEPWRVLGRSRRPILSPETEYERIGDVPNVVFSTGWIIEKNGDVKIYYSGADVNICLAETRVDYLIDLCLDDPSRPKG, encoded by the coding sequence ATGTCGGTAGTACGGTATAAAAACAATCCCATTCTCACCGCTGCGGACGTACCTTTCCGCGTGAACAGCATTTTTAATGCCGGTGCCTTTAAAGATCACAACGGCTATCACCTGCTTTGTCGCGTTGAAAAGCCCGAGGGTCACTCTGAACTCGTACTTGCCCACAGCAGCGACGGCTTTTCCTTCCGCGTGGAGGAAAAGCCGTGCCTGACGCCTGAAATGCACGGTGATTTTTACCGTTATGTAGAGTGGGGAGTGGAGGACCCGCGAATAACGCGAATCGCTGATCGCTATTATATTCTTTACACGGGCTATTCACGCCATGCACCACTGGTCATGCTTGCGGAAACAGGCGATTTTCGCTCTTTCATCTTTCACGGGCCGATTACGGAACCCTGCAATAAAGATGCAGCACTGTTTCCTGAAAAAATCAACGGCTGGTATTGGAAAATCGATCGGCCGTTGGGGCGTGAGGGAAGGGGAGAAATGTGGATCAACCGCAGCGCCGATCTGGAACATTGGGGCGAATACCGATTGCTGCTCAGCGGTGCAAATGGTACGTGGGAAGAAGCCAAAATCGGGCTCTCTACGCCCCCGGTGAGAACGGAGGCCGGCTGGCTGCTGCTTTATCATGGTGTGCGCATTTTAGGCTACTATCCCATTTATCGCCTTGGCGTCATGCTGCTAAGTATCCATGAGCCTTGGCGAGTGCTCGGCCGCAGCAGACGTCCGATTCTGAGTCCGGAAACCGAATATGAACGAATCGGAGACGTCCCCAACGTTGTCTTTTCTACCGGGTGGATCATCGAAAAAAACGGCGACGTTAAGATCTACTACTCCGGAGCAGATGTCAACATCTGTTTGGCAGAAACCAGAGTCGATTATCTGATTGACCTTTGTTTAGACGATCCTTCAAGGCCGAAAGGATGA
- a CDS encoding laminin G: MTVYRALGFLLTGVISTIVAQEQVIIQRIEAMPNQPSPYVMRDWRSTALGYDSLVFDLNARGEYLPLVWINTHTVNYPQHESFGLATVVGTTRPFSAEAINLLPAVIGATLVGVDKSRQNGRNWVLMCEEFFNNRPEEFIYLNHPTAQSGDDWWYETMPNVFFYQLYDLYPGTGDFDRQFRLVAEQWLRAVKAMGGNEAPWSPADMQARAWSFSAMKAMTAGVPEPEAAGAIAWILYNAYCRTGDDRYRLGAEWAMEFLNAYPNNPAYELQLPYGVYIAARMNAELGTLYNVDRMLNWCFDRSPLRNWGAILGNWGGYDVHGLIGELSGNDYAFLMNGFQQAGALVPMVRYDERFARAVAKWVLNLANASRLFYSPFLPESRQDSRSWSSRYDPKGYIGYEALRKEAYGLSPFATGDAVRGGWGRTNLALYASSHVGYLGSIVDTTNVPMILKLDLLKTDFFRRPAFPTFLLYNPYGEEKTVMLQTPAVSSRCDIYDAVGNRFLLRNAQGRIGLRIPGDGVIMPVVIPADGIVTYAEDLMLVNEVVVDFHTGRFSGNYPPRIKAIAAQPNPAHLTQSVRLYCEAEDRESAVLRYAWYNESGAKIADEKTAEWRPMAAGEYAFRCVVEDGAGGSAERSVTVQVMDNRPPVIASLRAEPDIVDPDGTLLLTCSALDPDGDSLYFYWQAESGNLRPMTDRAEWRAPKQVGAYRICCTVRDARGAESQDSLLVVVGRLVGEYSLDGHAWDSSGFANHGRLQGPLPAPDRQGNEGKALRFDGVNDAVAISNHLTLNSRNIALSFWLNWDGRADREEYVISHGSWNHRLKASILTDGRLRWTVKTDAGVADLDSQTRLVPGIWYHLCIQYDGNFVQIWLNGRLDAQKSWSGPLGAAGMDLLLGQSLPGEISYNFKGLLDELCIYNRPLTEEEISGLMRRPASINGKTYARLGDRPYPNPFNTCIIIPLPAEQEVKVEIHDLLGRQVRRYEPHSLRGRREIEWDGRDDTGCLLSSGCYVIIVRCAGRSTVWKIAFMK; the protein is encoded by the coding sequence ATGACTGTTTATCGAGCTCTTGGATTCCTTTTAACCGGCGTCATTTCCACCATTGTTGCACAGGAACAGGTCATTATTCAGCGAATCGAAGCAATGCCCAACCAGCCTTCGCCCTACGTGATGCGGGACTGGCGAAGCACGGCTCTCGGCTATGATTCGCTCGTATTTGATCTCAATGCGCGGGGCGAGTATTTGCCGTTAGTCTGGATCAATACGCATACGGTCAATTATCCGCAGCATGAAAGCTTTGGGTTGGCAACGGTCGTCGGCACGACGCGCCCGTTTTCCGCTGAAGCGATCAACCTGTTGCCGGCCGTGATCGGCGCAACGCTGGTCGGGGTGGATAAAAGCAGGCAAAATGGCCGCAATTGGGTGCTGATGTGCGAGGAATTTTTCAACAATCGGCCGGAAGAGTTCATCTATCTTAACCATCCGACGGCCCAAAGCGGCGATGACTGGTGGTACGAGACCATGCCGAATGTCTTCTTTTATCAGCTCTACGATCTCTATCCTGGAACGGGAGATTTTGATCGCCAATTTCGACTGGTCGCAGAACAATGGCTGCGCGCCGTTAAGGCCATGGGAGGCAACGAGGCACCGTGGAGTCCGGCCGATATGCAGGCCCGGGCATGGTCGTTTTCAGCCATGAAGGCAATGACAGCCGGCGTTCCTGAGCCGGAGGCTGCCGGTGCGATTGCATGGATTTTGTACAACGCCTATTGTCGAACCGGCGACGATCGCTATCGTCTTGGCGCCGAATGGGCCATGGAGTTTCTCAATGCTTATCCCAATAATCCCGCTTATGAGCTGCAGTTGCCGTACGGCGTCTATATCGCGGCGCGCATGAATGCAGAACTGGGCACGCTTTACAACGTAGATAGGATGCTCAACTGGTGCTTTGATCGCTCGCCTTTGCGCAATTGGGGCGCGATTCTCGGCAATTGGGGCGGGTATGACGTTCACGGTCTTATCGGCGAGCTCTCCGGAAACGATTATGCCTTTTTGATGAACGGCTTCCAACAGGCAGGCGCCCTCGTCCCTATGGTCCGCTATGACGAGCGGTTCGCCCGCGCCGTTGCCAAGTGGGTGCTCAATTTGGCGAACGCCTCACGCCTCTTTTATTCACCCTTCCTGCCCGAGAGTCGGCAGGACAGCCGCAGCTGGTCCTCGCGTTACGATCCTAAAGGCTATATCGGCTATGAAGCGTTGCGTAAAGAGGCCTACGGCCTCAGTCCCTTTGCCACCGGCGATGCCGTGCGCGGCGGATGGGGTAGAACTAACCTTGCCCTCTATGCTTCCTCGCACGTCGGCTATCTCGGCAGCATAGTCGATACGACGAACGTGCCCATGATTCTCAAACTTGATCTGCTCAAAACCGACTTTTTCCGTCGTCCGGCGTTTCCGACTTTTCTTCTCTATAACCCTTATGGAGAAGAAAAAACCGTCATGTTGCAAACACCCGCCGTATCGAGTCGATGCGACATTTATGATGCGGTCGGCAATCGGTTTTTGCTGCGTAATGCGCAGGGTCGAATCGGACTGCGAATCCCGGGCGACGGCGTCATTATGCCGGTGGTTATTCCTGCCGACGGAATCGTCACTTATGCCGAAGATCTGATGCTCGTGAATGAGGTGGTCGTCGATTTTCATACGGGCAGGTTTAGCGGCAATTATCCGCCGCGCATTAAGGCCATTGCAGCACAGCCGAATCCGGCTCACCTTACCCAAAGCGTTCGTCTCTATTGCGAAGCAGAGGATAGGGAGTCCGCCGTCTTGCGCTATGCCTGGTATAACGAAAGCGGCGCCAAAATAGCCGACGAAAAAACTGCGGAATGGCGGCCGATGGCGGCCGGAGAATATGCGTTTCGTTGTGTCGTCGAAGACGGCGCCGGCGGAAGCGCGGAACGATCGGTGACCGTGCAGGTGATGGACAATCGACCGCCGGTTATCGCATCCTTGCGCGCCGAACCCGACATCGTCGACCCAGACGGCACTTTGCTCCTAACTTGTTCGGCACTTGATCCAGACGGCGACAGCCTTTATTTTTACTGGCAGGCGGAATCCGGCAACCTACGGCCGATGACCGACCGCGCCGAGTGGCGGGCACCAAAGCAAGTGGGCGCATATCGCATCTGTTGTACGGTTCGGGACGCTCGCGGCGCAGAGAGCCAAGACAGTCTCTTGGTCGTCGTCGGCCGCTTGGTGGGCGAATATTCGCTGGACGGCCATGCGTGGGACAGCAGCGGTTTTGCCAATCACGGCAGGCTGCAGGGACCGTTGCCGGCGCCGGATCGGCAGGGGAATGAGGGCAAAGCGCTGCGTTTCGACGGCGTAAACGATGCAGTGGCGATCTCCAATCATCTGACCCTCAACAGTCGCAACATTGCGCTGAGTTTTTGGCTCAATTGGGACGGCCGCGCCGATCGCGAAGAATACGTGATTTCGCACGGCAGTTGGAACCATCGACTCAAGGCTTCCATTCTCACGGACGGCCGCCTGCGTTGGACGGTCAAAACCGACGCCGGCGTTGCCGATCTGGATTCGCAGACTCGACTCGTCCCCGGCATCTGGTATCACCTCTGTATACAGTATGACGGCAATTTTGTGCAGATATGGTTGAACGGACGTCTCGATGCTCAAAAAAGTTGGAGCGGGCCGCTCGGGGCGGCCGGCATGGATCTGCTGCTCGGTCAGTCGCTTCCGGGCGAAATCAGTTACAATTTCAAAGGGTTGCTCGATGAGTTGTGCATCTACAATCGCCCGCTGACGGAAGAAGAGATAAGCGGGCTGATGCGCCGGCCGGCTTCCATTAACGGCAAAACATATGCCCGGCTTGGCGATCGACCCTATCCTAACCCCTTCAATACCTGCATCATCATTCCACTGCCGGCAGAACAAGAGGTTAAAGTGGAGATTCACGATCTGCTCGGTCGACAGGTGCGCCGTTACGAGCCGCACAGCTTAAGGGGACGCCGGGAGATCGAATGGGACGGCCGCGATGATACCGGCTGTCTTTTGTCCTCAGGCTGCTATGTCATCATCGTTCGTTGTGCGGGACGATCGACGGTTTGGAAGATCGCCTTTATGAAATAG
- a CDS encoding carbohydrate kinase: protein MSKTILAFGEILWDLLPDRTVLGGAVFNLGFRLQTLGNSVQFVSRVGADDLGRRALTQAAELGLSVDYVQIDPHHPTGTVPVRLKNGIPDFTITPDVAFDYIELNEKLINAAASADALAFGTLIQRSSVSRATLRALVESAPQAIKFLDLNLRKNCWSEEIVRWSLQAADILKLNDEEVNETARLLGLASASIAEFARKIIADYFLQCVVVTLGEKGVYACSAMGEEAYEPGYQVQVGDTVGAGDACAAGFLHGLLHGKSLAESCRLGNALGALVASTHGATETILPQQIDALLSKGAERIAAHALRHLIRD from the coding sequence ATGTCGAAAACAATCTTGGCTTTCGGAGAAATCCTGTGGGATCTGCTGCCCGACCGGACCGTATTGGGCGGAGCGGTCTTTAATCTCGGCTTTCGCCTGCAGACCCTGGGCAACTCTGTTCAATTTGTCAGTCGGGTCGGCGCGGATGATCTCGGTCGTCGGGCGCTCACCCAGGCTGCGGAGCTGGGATTGTCCGTCGACTATGTCCAGATTGATCCGCATCATCCCACGGGCACCGTGCCGGTAAGGCTGAAAAACGGCATACCCGATTTTACAATTACTCCCGACGTCGCCTTTGACTATATCGAGCTGAATGAAAAATTGATCAATGCCGCCGCTTCGGCGGATGCGCTCGCTTTCGGCACGTTGATTCAACGCAGCAGCGTATCGCGCGCAACGTTGCGCGCCCTTGTCGAGTCAGCGCCGCAGGCAATAAAATTTCTCGACCTCAATCTGCGAAAAAACTGCTGGTCGGAAGAGATTGTTCGTTGGTCGCTGCAGGCTGCCGACATTCTCAAACTAAACGACGAGGAGGTCAACGAGACGGCGCGGCTCCTAGGACTTGCCTCCGCTTCGATTGCCGAATTTGCACGAAAGATCATTGCCGACTATTTTCTACAATGCGTGGTCGTCACGTTGGGAGAAAAAGGCGTCTATGCCTGTTCGGCTATGGGTGAGGAGGCTTATGAACCGGGCTACCAGGTGCAGGTGGGCGATACGGTGGGCGCGGGCGATGCCTGTGCCGCCGGATTCCTGCACGGCCTGCTGCACGGCAAGTCTTTAGCCGAGTCGTGCCGATTGGGAAACGCGCTCGGTGCATTGGTCGCCTCGACGCACGGCGCTACGGAAACGATTTTGCCGCAGCAAATCGATGCTCTGCTAAGCAAAGGCGCGGAAAGAATCGCGGCTCATGCTTTACGGCATCTAATACGAGATTAA
- a CDS encoding VCBS repeat-containing protein yields MVWKHLSTVNNDLEVPNAGNQQTATALFDVNKDGLNDFIIAERTEAPSVVLYLRTVDGWKRHIVDADPLHIEAGSAWTDIDGDGDIDVLFGGDYACNQVWWWENPYPHYDRAIPWQRHLIKNSGSPKHHDQLFGDFDGDGRDELVFWNQNDRALYFAEIPPDPTREPWDYVPIYTYSNDSEPPQRGSYPSWKGVNEHEGLAKGDIDGDGKLDIVGAGRWFKHVGGTTFEVHVIDETYAFSRCAVGDFIEGGRPEVFLVVGDGRAPLVLYEQQGDRWVDKIIIDAVQDGHTIDVLDFDGDGHLDLFLAEMRLSDYAESKTRILFGDGKGNFRIHVVHTGFDLHESRIADLDGDGDFDILGKPYTWSAPRLDIWLQE; encoded by the coding sequence GTGGTTTGGAAACATCTCTCGACCGTCAACAATGACCTCGAGGTTCCCAACGCCGGCAATCAGCAGACTGCTACGGCGCTGTTCGACGTCAATAAGGACGGATTGAACGACTTTATCATCGCCGAACGCACAGAGGCGCCGTCGGTTGTCCTATACCTGCGCACGGTCGACGGCTGGAAGCGCCACATCGTCGACGCCGATCCACTGCACATCGAAGCGGGCAGCGCCTGGACCGACATCGACGGCGACGGCGACATCGACGTTTTATTCGGCGGTGATTATGCCTGCAATCAGGTTTGGTGGTGGGAGAATCCCTATCCGCATTATGATCGGGCAATACCGTGGCAACGGCACCTCATAAAAAACAGCGGCTCGCCCAAACATCATGATCAGCTTTTCGGGGATTTCGACGGCGACGGCCGCGACGAATTGGTCTTTTGGAACCAAAACGACCGCGCACTCTATTTTGCCGAGATTCCGCCGGACCCGACGCGGGAGCCGTGGGACTATGTGCCGATTTACACTTACTCAAACGACTCCGAGCCGCCGCAACGCGGCAGTTATCCGAGTTGGAAGGGCGTCAATGAGCACGAAGGTTTGGCGAAAGGCGACATCGACGGCGATGGAAAACTTGACATCGTCGGCGCCGGCCGCTGGTTCAAGCACGTCGGGGGCACGACTTTCGAGGTGCATGTCATTGACGAAACCTATGCCTTTTCCCGCTGCGCCGTGGGCGATTTCATCGAGGGCGGGCGTCCCGAGGTCTTTTTGGTTGTCGGCGACGGCCGCGCGCCGCTGGTACTGTACGAGCAACAGGGCGATCGTTGGGTAGACAAGATCATTATCGACGCGGTGCAGGACGGCCACACGATCGATGTGCTCGATTTTGACGGCGATGGTCATCTCGACCTGTTTCTTGCCGAGATGCGCCTGTCCGACTATGCCGAGTCGAAAACCCGCATCCTCTTCGGCGACGGCAAGGGCAATTTCAGAATCCATGTAGTTCACACCGGTTTCGACCTGCACGAATCCCGCATCGCCGATCTGGACGGCGACGGCGATTTCGATATCCTCGGCAAACCTTACACTTGGAGCGCGCCGCGACTCGATATCTGGCTGCAGGAATAA
- a CDS encoding T9SS type A sorting domain-containing protein → MNRRYLTIFLTAAGFSFTLSAQTPVEIYYGTLATGPNSIAFIDDMKFVKLDVMTEISTIISASEFGGSGAIGYLTGSEWLIGKTSDAKSNPGSIFVLNDRTGAISPPKGNFNDVRDLAVIDKGNRLDAIVIDRAKDKVHLVTDVMGTAVSSEITPASIAGKVGIQGLAVLSDSLYFLYDEAPGGGFGNDQLIIVEGSTPAAKTTTLSWNDIGSAGAGLQPDELSVDFHNGLAVRQPDPSTVKLYLSNFGSFSDAQIIEVTWVNSGNGFDFSAPISSVLFYENDLFAAIVDNNPAALVPEGKANSRGVAVLPGETQMDDQLLIWVDDSVNDNTYMLMYKFSDGSFSLFGGDALERALKTSRVTAGVPDSRLLLNNYPNPFNPSTEIVYSLPRNAFVELNILDARGRFVTRLAEGFQPAGEYTQTWNGKNNEGQEMPSGVYLCQLKTENQIRIHKMLLMR, encoded by the coding sequence ATGAACCGCAGATATCTTACTATTTTCCTAACGGCCGCAGGTTTCTCTTTTACGCTGTCGGCTCAAACCCCAGTGGAAATCTACTATGGAACCTTGGCGACGGGGCCGAACTCTATTGCTTTCATCGATGATATGAAATTTGTTAAACTCGACGTAATGACCGAGATCAGTACCATCATCTCGGCATCCGAATTCGGAGGGTCAGGCGCTATTGGATACCTTACCGGCTCAGAGTGGTTAATCGGTAAGACAAGTGATGCGAAAAGCAATCCGGGCAGCATCTTTGTCCTAAACGACCGGACTGGGGCGATAAGTCCGCCCAAAGGAAATTTCAACGACGTACGCGATCTTGCGGTCATCGATAAAGGAAACCGGCTCGACGCCATCGTGATCGACAGAGCCAAGGATAAGGTTCACCTGGTGACCGATGTGATGGGAACGGCCGTCAGCAGTGAGATTACGCCCGCTTCGATCGCGGGAAAAGTAGGGATCCAGGGGCTTGCTGTACTCAGCGATTCACTTTATTTTCTGTACGATGAAGCGCCGGGCGGCGGCTTCGGCAACGACCAATTGATCATCGTAGAAGGCAGCACCCCTGCTGCAAAGACCACGACTCTTTCCTGGAACGATATCGGGTCGGCAGGTGCCGGCCTGCAGCCTGACGAACTGTCTGTCGATTTTCATAACGGGTTGGCGGTTCGACAGCCGGATCCTTCTACTGTAAAACTGTACCTATCGAACTTTGGCTCCTTCAGCGACGCCCAGATTATCGAAGTAACATGGGTCAATTCGGGGAACGGTTTTGACTTTAGTGCCCCAATTTCTTCAGTGCTTTTCTACGAGAACGACTTATTCGCAGCCATCGTGGACAATAATCCTGCTGCACTGGTTCCGGAGGGCAAGGCCAATTCACGCGGTGTTGCCGTCCTTCCGGGCGAAACCCAAATGGATGACCAATTGCTCATCTGGGTGGATGATTCGGTTAATGATAATACCTATATGTTAATGTACAAATTTTCCGATGGATCCTTTTCTCTTTTCGGCGGCGATGCATTGGAGAGAGCGCTCAAGACCTCTCGAGTCACAGCGGGTGTGCCTGACAGCCGCCTGTTGCTGAACAATTACCCCAATCCCTTCAACCCTTCGACGGAAATCGTATACTCATTGCCCCGTAATGCTTTTGTCGAGTTAAATATTTTGGATGCGCGCGGCCGTTTTGTAACCCGACTCGCGGAAGGATTCCAACCGGCAGGCGAATACACGCAAACCTGGAACGGCAAAAATAATGAGGGGCAAGAGATGCCGTCCGGCGTTTATCTCTGCCAATTAAAGACGGAAAATCAAATACGCATTCATAAAATGCTGCTGATGCGCTAG
- a CDS encoding cellulase family glycosylhydrolase yields the protein MKRVVVCCLLAVSIVFAEVPFNRGVNITGWFQTLVPRHLQFTKFTKQDLINIKSLGCDVIRLPIFLQHMHAGPPEYKLDPILYHFLDQVIDWAEELEIYLILDYHTYDATLFTDPNLEKNLIAIWTQLATRYKDRSNYILYEIANEPNNISITKWGRVQGNVINAIRKVDEKHTIIVTGTDYGHYNTLDALPKYTDQNLIYTFHFYDPFLFTCQGADWVNPPLTTLAGVPFPYDPFRMPVCPKELRGTWVETSLKSYYQYDGTPEKVKELIDTAVRFRLSRNVPVYCGEFGAYMPKCDNQDRVRYYDVVANYLSEQNIPWTMWDYTGGFGIFRHGGNDLFEHDVNVELVNAMGLNAPPQTPFVLRPDSTGFDLYTDYYGEHLHEQVWAGNGVIDLYSEDQPAKGRFCIKMSDVEQYCFVGFRFKPIKDLSKLVEKGYALDIYLRCDNPQMSLDVRFVDTKTEDPNDHPWRMKYSISRVQTQWDGQWKHLQIPLKNFTEGGSWDNAWYNPEGKFDWQAVEQFQIIAEYHSFKGRTLYVDHVRIVDPQVVKVDEPSVPETFQLTNYPNPFNPRTTISYRLPVDANVRLTIYNSLGQIIRVLAEGKAAAGSHTTVWDGLGDDGLPAPSGLYFYRLETDHFSETQKMMLLR from the coding sequence ATGAAGCGTGTCGTTGTTTGTTGTCTTTTGGCCGTCTCTATAGTTTTTGCCGAAGTGCCGTTTAACCGCGGCGTCAATATAACCGGCTGGTTCCAAACGCTGGTACCGCGGCATCTGCAGTTTACTAAATTTACCAAGCAGGATCTGATCAACATCAAAAGCCTCGGCTGCGACGTGATCCGTCTGCCGATTTTTCTGCAACACATGCATGCCGGTCCCCCCGAATACAAACTGGATCCGATCCTTTATCATTTTCTCGACCAGGTCATCGATTGGGCCGAAGAGTTGGAGATCTATTTGATTTTGGACTATCATACCTACGATGCCACCTTATTTACCGATCCCAATTTAGAAAAAAATTTGATTGCCATATGGACGCAGCTGGCAACTCGTTATAAGGATCGATCCAATTACATTCTATATGAAATTGCCAATGAGCCCAATAACATCAGCATTACAAAATGGGGCAGAGTACAAGGCAATGTGATCAATGCGATTCGTAAAGTGGACGAGAAACATACCATCATTGTGACCGGCACAGATTACGGTCACTATAATACTTTGGATGCGCTGCCGAAATACACCGATCAAAATCTGATCTATACATTCCATTTTTATGATCCGTTTTTGTTCACCTGCCAGGGCGCCGACTGGGTCAATCCGCCTCTTACCACGCTGGCCGGTGTGCCGTTTCCGTATGACCCGTTCAGAATGCCGGTCTGCCCGAAAGAGCTGCGCGGCACCTGGGTAGAAACCAGCCTGAAATCGTATTACCAATATGATGGGACGCCGGAAAAGGTCAAAGAGTTGATCGACACGGCGGTCCGTTTCCGCCTCAGCCGAAACGTGCCGGTGTACTGCGGCGAGTTCGGTGCTTATATGCCGAAATGCGACAATCAGGATCGTGTCCGTTATTATGATGTCGTGGCAAATTATCTGAGCGAGCAAAACATCCCGTGGACGATGTGGGATTATACAGGCGGCTTCGGCATTTTCCGCCACGGCGGCAACGATTTGTTCGAACACGACGTCAACGTCGAGTTGGTTAACGCCATGGGACTCAATGCCCCGCCGCAGACTCCATTTGTGCTTCGGCCGGACAGCACCGGTTTTGACCTGTATACCGACTATTACGGCGAACATTTACACGAACAGGTCTGGGCAGGGAACGGCGTCATCGATCTCTATTCAGAAGATCAACCTGCCAAAGGCAGGTTCTGCATCAAAATGAGCGATGTAGAGCAGTATTGTTTCGTCGGTTTTCGTTTTAAACCGATCAAAGATTTGAGCAAACTGGTGGAAAAAGGATATGCGCTCGACATCTATTTGCGCTGTGATAATCCGCAGATGTCGCTTGATGTACGGTTCGTGGATACAAAAACTGAAGATCCGAACGATCATCCGTGGCGGATGAAATACTCCATCAGCAGGGTTCAGACCCAATGGGATGGCCAGTGGAAACATTTACAGATACCGCTGAAAAACTTTACGGAAGGCGGGTCTTGGGATAATGCCTGGTACAATCCCGAGGGTAAATTCGACTGGCAGGCCGTCGAGCAATTCCAAATCATTGCCGAGTACCACAGCTTCAAAGGACGTACGCTGTACGTCGATCACGTGCGCATTGTCGATCCGCAAGTGGTCAAGGTGGATGAACCCTCCGTACCGGAAACCTTTCAGTTAACGAACTATCCCAATCCCTTTAATCCGCGGACGACCATCAGTTACCGCTTGCCGGTTGATGCGAATGTGCGTTTGACGATTTACAATTCGTTGGGGCAAATCATCCGCGTCCTGGCAGAAGGCAAAGCGGCTGCCGGCAGTCATACGACAGTTTGGGACGGCCTGGGCGACGACGGTCTTCCGGCGCCCAGCGGTCTCTATTTCTATCGGCTGGAGACCGATCACTTTTCAGAAACGCAAAAAATGATGCTGCTGCGCTGA